The nucleotide window TTGACAGTTGCTTCTATTGGGTGACTAACAAGCTGGGGCCAAGAggccccgtgcccctccccccaggggttAGAAAGTATAGGGAGAGGTTCCAAAGGCCAGGGGGTGATCCAAAAGTTTTCTAGATCCTGGGAGAAGGACCCTGGCAAGTTTGAAGGCATTCACAAAGAGAACTTGGTTACTAAGTTTGGAACACCTGGAGCTTTGGCTCCAAAGGGATGGTCAGGTGGCTAAAATGCTGTGTGCATAGGTTTGGGAACAAGTGTGCTGGTGGCAAAAATGTAAATGCTGAGCAGGGTGGGGTAAAGGGTAGGGGTTGGAGAGGAGCACACAATGACAAGGAAGAGGCATTAGATTGGTTCCTCAGGGATGGGAGAGCCTGGCAGCAGCTCTCTACTGGGTTCTGGGTCAGAGGCCAACATCTTGTCCTTGCTGGAATCCCTTTGCTCTTTCTTGAACATCCTTTGATGCATCAGAGGGACGAAGAAGAGGATTACAGCTCCAATTATTGGGGGCACACCAGCAAAGTAGAAGGCCACATGGTAGTCCCCAAAACAGGTACGGAGGAGGCCTGAAATAGTTGAGAGAGAAAAGTCAAGCTCAGCTTTGCTCTACTGCCCAAAGgtgctttctgcctcttctcGGAGCCATCAAAATACCTGTGCAGAGAATTTTGGTGTAAACTACCTTGACCTAAGCGACTTGAAATACTTCTAGTTGTAATGAATTAAACCTTTATTACAAAGGCGGATGACTCCTCCAAGGTAATGGGGCTGCAGGCCTTTGAGGTTAATGCTGATTATGAAAGAAGCTGatgaaacttcttttaaaattctccattTGTGACTCTCATGAAACTACAACTAATTTCTAGTCACTCCTAGGTATGGAGTTAATTTAAAAGAGGGAAGCTAATTTGAATGAACTTCACAGAATATGGCCAAGCCTTGTCTTGGTTCACAGTGGCATACCCTCCCACCTCAAAGTTGGACTAAAGTGTTCTTGTAGAACAATTCAGTCAAATTCCTACTTGTACTTTCTCTTAGGTTCCCATTTGCCCTACAGGGGGTGCTGTATGTATATTCCTCCTTCCAGTTACAGATATGGTTTGTCCCTCTGGGTTCCTCTACATTAAGAATACCACCTATGTGCTTGGCATGAGGTGCTAGGCCTCCTCAACTCACCTTCAGAAGCTAATGTGAACTACCTCATAGGAGGAATGAACTCAGAAACACTACTGAGGAAAGGCAAGTAGGCTCTTGTGCTGCTTAGGAGGTAAGCAAATTGGAAAGGGATGTGGATTCTGGAACCCACCTTTGGGATCTGTGGTTGGGTAGAGGCTCCCCTCTCCCAGTGGGCAATGTGATTGGTACAAAGGTGTGAGTAGAAGTTTTTGCCACTGTCATACAACATGACCAGAGACCTTATAACATCTTGCACAGAATTTGTGTGTAAGGAATATTTGTTGAGTTAGCCTACTTGGCCAGCCTAGGAAAAGCTAGCCTATAAATTAGTATTTGCAATAAATcctaaagaaaggaaataaagttctCTTTCCATTGGTTTTCCTTGTTTCCTATGTTTCCTGAGGTACCAACAATGTCCTTCTTGAAGAGTAGAGAGAAAAACCGGAAGTATGGTGAAATATAGCAAGCCAACACTTTGCCTACTCTCTGTAGGAAGTGAGCCTCATTAGCCCAGTCCTGGGATGAGGTCATAATCAAATCTCTTCCACAGGCTCAGTTCAGAAGCCAGTAGAGGAGGAAGGGTGTCTCTAAGTCTTGATAAAACAGGGcccactttctcttctcttccttcccagcGCTACCTTGCAAATAATCACTTACCTGTGAAGAGAAAGGGGATACTAGATCAATAAAATGGTCAAGAAGGCCAAatcctttctctctccaccctcttAGAATCAGCCATGCTGCCCACAATAAAACTCCACTGAAACAGACATACAGCTATGAAAAGACTATTCCCCAAAATGAATCCATGTACATATGCTGTGCTTAGTCTCTTTCACTAATAGTTGTAATGGGTTTCATGCACTCTGACTAGGTTGCTTAAACAGAGAATAAGAGGAAGGGGAACTTTAATTAGAGATACTTAGGAGAGCTATCGCCCAGGAAAGACAGGACTCCCACACTCATACTCGCCCCATAAAATCAGCCTTACCTGCAATGGGGGGCCCAGCAATCATCGGCAGGGCCATCATGCCCAGGAGGTAGCCAATGGCCTGTGAGGCCTGCATTGGGCCCACCAGTTCAAATGCGATTGGGGCCATGATGGTGATAAAGAAGCCATCACACAGGCCTAGGAAGAGGCAGACAACGATGAGGCCCCCGAAGCCCCGGCACAGGGGAATCATCATGGACATCAGGCCCAAGAGCAGGAAGGAGATGACCTAGGGGAGCAAGGCCTGAGGTTGGTCATGTTATGCTTGCCAGTCAAGAGCACATAGCAAATAATACTTCCTTTATCAGGGTCTCATTCCTATCATATATAAAATGAGGCAGCAGGGTGACAACAGAGAAAGTAGTTGTACTAAATAGTTACTTAGGCCCCTTCTAAGTCCTACATTAAAGGATTCAAAGTTTTTGAGAGAGCTCCTATTTAACTGTGAGTCTATGTCGTTGCTGTCAGTGGGTTTGTTAGGTTCATCAGTTGGTTTTTAGAAAGGATTAGAACTGTCCTGGCCATACCATGTGAGGAAATCTCTTTGCTGGGGGAGACTTTTGAACTTCTCCCAAGCTGTTTTGGGATATTTAGGCAAAATCTAGGAATAAGAACCCAGATACCCCAGCTTCTTCCCTAGGAGATTCATGCATGATATCAACAACCAAGCACAATGCTTTAGCAATATAGCAAGAGTTAATATCATTATATAACACAAAAGACCCCATTAACTGATTTTAATCAGCTTTAATTACTACCTATTTTATCTAGCTGCCCATTAACATCCTCTATGTGGCCCTGCCAAGGTTTGGAAATTAAAAATCCCTCTTGGAACTGAGAATCAGGCCTGAAGAACTGGCCTAAAGTGAGGCTATTCTACAGGTTGTCACCATTTCCTTTCCAACAGACTGTCCAGGGGCTTGACACCAGACACATGTACCTGTCTTCTGCAATAGTAGAGACTACAGGGTCCAGTAGATGGCTCTTCAGAACACCTGAAGCTATGTGCATACTCCTTTCATCTCCCAGTCCTGTACTCAGGGAGAAGGGCAAGGGCAGGCAGCAAATTCCTGTGATAGAGTATTTTCAGTAGCTCCAGAGAAAGAAGTTCATCCATTGTCTTGTGCTCATAGCCTGAGACACCAGCAGGATGAGTTTAGACAAGtcattttccctctctgggccttagttcctcatttgtgaaatgagggAGTTGGACTCCAAGTTGATTGTTTCAGCTACAACAGTCTAagattgttttatattattctaaGTGGTAAAACTGGGTCACATAAGAGTGGAAATGGGGAGAGAGTGGTGGGTGGGTAGGGTAAGTGGTCAGCAGAAGCATTGGGCCCTAAGCCTAGTTCTGCTTCTTACTAGCTAATTCTTCTGCTTCCCTTGGAACTCATGCTGCTCTACAGAAAGCAAAAGCTGCTTGGGCCCACCTGTCTCCTAGGGACTGTGGTAAGAAATAAGCTATATGGCTAGGCAAGAGCTACTGCCTCTTCTCAAGATAAAGCCCTGGCCCAGTGCTAGCTTACCCAGACTTTCAGTACCCTGTGGTATCTTGGAGCTGCTGATACTGACAGGAAAGACACACAGGGGTGGCATGTGGAGGAGGCTGGAAAAGCCACACATAATCTAATGTAAAAATCCACCCAGATAAGGCACTTGCTGATATTTGCACAGGAATTCAAAATTTCATAATTGGTTTATTTCAATTATAGGCTTTTGGCTTGACTTATTATCTCTGGGACTTGGTTCTGCCTTCCAGCACTTAAGGTAAAGTAGAATATGAAAAGAGCATTACATAGGAGTTCAGCTCTGCCACAACTGGCTGCAGGTCTTCCCATGAGTTTACCCATCAGTACAATGAGAGAGTGGACTGGATGAATCATAAGGATACCCCTAGCTCTGACAAAGCAGATTCACCAATTCTTGAAAACCTAACACAGAATTCAATACAACAGAAAACTTTGTCCAAGACATCTGAGGGTATTTAGGAAAACCCCTGGGATTGTCAGAAGACAGAGAAATCCCTTTTGTGAGTATAGTTAGGCCCCCTTAGCAAATGATTTTAGAGCTTTCTTAGGGGAGTCAGAACTCAAGTACTTCCTGATGGATTATTTGTGATCACATGTGTTCTGGGACTGCCATTGCCCCTCCACAGGGTTTCACACTTGGGCATCTTCTAGTAAACTCAACTGCAGGAGCAATAAGAATGAGCCAGGTCAGAAAGGCAATATTGCTATCAGGTAGACAAAAAGGCAGCTTAAGCAGTCAGTAGTCTGTATTTAAGCCAGACCAGAGTCCAATTCACACAGAAAGTGGTCTGTTGTGTCTTCTGCCCACAATATGAGGCTACTTGTGTCACTATCAGTAGGATTAAAACTTTGCATGGCTATAAGACTTTTCAACTTCCCAAAGCCTGATCATGCCTATAATTGTTTTAGTCCTCACCTGTAAGTTGAGATAGGAAAAGTGAGAATTATTCTCATTGCACCAATGGCTAAAGTGAGGCCTAGAGAAGGGGAATGGTCTGGCCTTTTCTGATACTTTTTTGTGTCAAAGAAGAAGATGGCACTTAATAGCCAGTGTTTGGTGCCAACTAGCTCTGGAGGTATAAGAGTTTTGAACCTGACCCTGGGCCTACAGAAGAGAGACACCGGGCCACAAGGTGTTACACATGTCCAAAACCCTCCAAGAGAGTGTAGGGTGGCCATGAGATCACACCTCACTGGTGGCAGCATCTAACTGCTGGTCTCACTTTTCCTCTTTCAGGTGGGAGAACCATTATTAACAAAAACTTTCTTTGAAAGTGTTCTACAGGTTCCATTCAGACTGTTCTCACTGGATCCTCACTCCATCTTGATGAAAGGGGCAGAACAAGAATGATTATATTCATTTGAAAGCAaggcaaactgaggctcagagaattcATTGACTTTCCCATATTGCATAAGCTGGTGTCCAAGCTGAGGCCCAAGGTGCAATGACATGACCTACCATTCTATCCTAAAAAGTGGGGACGAAGTAGCATCTGTGGCAATATTTTTCCCCACAGTGGACAGGGTGGTCACACTCACCTGCAAGTAGATCTTCTTAAGTCCAGGAATGGAGTCACTGACACGGCCTGACACAAGACGCCCGAGGCCTGAGGTAGCCCCAATACACACCAAGAGCACCCAGGTCTGCTTGATTTCCAAGAACTCCTCTTCCACATACTTCATCTGAAAAGCATAGCATCAGACCCCCCAggacaagagaaagaagaggagctGACTGATTAACTGTTGGCATATCCAGAACCCTCTACTGCTTACTTGTCTGGACTATGATAAGAACTACTTTTCTTGTAGCCCTATCTCTGAAACAAACTCCCTGGCTGCTTCTAAGTGCTTAAAAGGCTGCATATTCCCTGGTTCTCTATATTCTGGGCTATTGAACACAGCTGAGGTGAATGGGTATCTCCAAGCCCCTTCCAAGCTCTTGCAGGACAAAATACAGCCTTAACAACTGAGAAAAATCCAGTGGTTCCCCCACAATCTCCCCATTCCCTGACCCATAACTGACAGACTGGGGAAACAGCAAGATCACCAGTGGAGAAGGATCCACCAACTTTCAGGTACATTTCTAAAAGTGTGTTTTAGGAAACATGAGGTCTATGGAAGATAACGAGAGTACAACTGACAGTTCTAGCCAAAAGTTGGGTGGATGCTGGCTAAACAAAACTGAAGGATTTGTTTACTGCAGTATTTTTTGGTACCTTTAAAAGATTGCTACATAATATGAAGCTAAAGAGATCTAATATATGTTTTTGCCTAAACAAAATCATTTGACCGCAAAGACCAGCATTCCATAGAACACACTTTTAGACAACCCTATCCTTGGGTCATTCTGAGCTAGTCTCCTCCACCCCAGTGATGCTTATCTTCTCCTGAAAATCTATACATCTAGACTTATCAGTGGGAGAAAACTCAGGCATGGGCTTTTTCCTAAGGAACTCCCCTTATTTCCTACTGAAGTCTTCCCTCAACCTGTCCTCTTTCCCACTCTGAATCTCTCCAACTactgtttgtctgtttttccaAAGGTCTCACTTTTGCCCTTCCAATATCCTCCACCCCTACCCTCTTGCACTTTAGGCAGGTTAATGGAAGATTCTTGGGACCAGGTTGGGTGGGCCCACCCTCGTATTCCTCACCAGGTGTACATAGGGAACGAAGTAGCCAAGGGCAGCAGCAGCAATCCCAAAGGCCCAGATGCGGTAGGTACGTTGGCGAAACACTCGCATGTTGAAATACTTCCTGAGTTGAGCCAGAAAGCGTTGGCACACAGTATGGACACCTCTCTTGCTTGGGGTGTCCTGGGAGCTGGGCAGGAGGGGCCGGTAGGTGAGTGAAAGCAGTGTAAGGATAAACATGAAGGTACTCAGCACCTGGAAGGTTTGGGCCAGCTTTATCTTAGTCCCCAGCGTCTTGATGAGAAGGGGGAAGGATATGGAGAAGATGCTACTCCCAGCAGACACTACACCATTGGCCAGACCCAGGCGGCGTTGGAAGTAGTGGCCCAGGATGACGAGAGATGGCTGAAAGGCGAAGGAACAGCCACAACCAAAGAGAATCCCATAGGTGAAGTAACGTAGGCTCAATGAGCTGTGGGAGAGACACCAAGAGCTATCCTCAGCAATCTTACCAGAAAATGTACCTGCCCTTTTCCCTTCACCCTCCTGAAACCTGCATGCCCCCCATCATTAACCCACAACCCCACTTACCACTGACCCTCAaaacagacaaggaaaagaaCCTTCtgatccccattttgcagatggggagaCAAGCTCAAAGAGGTAATTTACCCAAAATAGCATAACCGAATCAACAAAGTTTGTACTTGACTCCAGATCTCTGTGACTCTATTTTGAGTCATAGCACCCAATCAGAGATGATTGTTCAAAACAAAGTCAGAACCAGCCTATTCAAAGGCTGGATGAGGGGCTACAAGGAACAAGTCAGTGCTTTAGAGAGAACAGTTTCACCTATTGCTCACCTAGGCAGCATGGGCTGGCTGGTAGCCAAAGCTTTATCCCAAGTAACAACAAACACCTGCAAGGAGCCAAGATCCTGGAAGGATGAGACCTTCTATAGGACTCTTCAGTATCTTTCTCCATGTTCAGAGTTCTTAATATTTCAGAGAATGTCTGGTAGTCTCCTGAGAGATAGCCCATCCTCAACCTACCCAAAGTCTGAATATATCAGCATAACCTAGCCGCTTGATGG belongs to Phyllostomus discolor isolate MPI-MPIP mPhyDis1 chromosome X, mPhyDis1.pri.v3, whole genome shotgun sequence and includes:
- the SLC16A2 gene encoding monocarboxylate transporter 8 isoform X1 is translated as MALKSAASEEAKGPQREAHQKQQGRVGSPEPEPEPLPLPPPEPQPEPQPEPQPLPDPATLPELEFEPELVHESEPTPTVETRGTARGFQPPEGGFGWMVVFAATWCNGSIFGIQNSFGILYSMLLQEEREKNRQVEFQAAWVGALSMGMIFFCSPIVSIFTDRLGCRITATAGAAVAFIGLHTSSFTSSQDTPSKRGVHTVCQRFLAQLRKYFNMRVFRQRTYRIWAFGIAAAALGYFVPYVHLMKYVEEEFLEIKQTWVLLVCIGATSGLGRLVSGRVSDSIPGLKKIYLQVISFLLLGLMSMMIPLCRGFGGLIVVCLFLGLCDGFFITIMAPIAFELVGPMQASQAIGYLLGMMALPMIAGPPIAGLLRTCFGDYHVAFYFAGVPPIIGAVILFFVPLMHQRMFKKEQRDSSKDKMLASDPEPSRELLPGSPIPEEPI
- the SLC16A2 gene encoding monocarboxylate transporter 8 isoform X2, coding for MALKSAASEEAKGPQREAHQKQQGRVGSPEPEPEPLPLPPPEPQPEPQPEPQPLPDPATLPELEFEPELVHESEPTPTVETRGTARGFQPPEGGFGWMVVFAATWCNGSIFGIQNSFGILYSMLLQEEREKNRQVEFQAAWVGALSMGMIFFCSPIVSIFTDRLGCRITATAGAAVAFIGLHTSSFTSSLSLRYFTYGILFGCGCSFAFQPSLVILGHYFQRRLGLANGVVSAGSSIFSISFPLLIKTLGTKIKLAQTFQVLSTFMFILTLLSLTYRPLLPSSQDTPSKRGVHTVCQRFLAQLRKYFNMRVFRQRTYRIWAFGIAAAALGYFVPYVHLMKYVEEEFLEIKQTWVLLVCIGATSGLGRLVSGRVSDSIPGLKKIYLQVISFLLLGLMSMMIPLCRGFGGLIVVCLFLGLCDGFFITIMAPIAFELVGPMQASQAIGYLLGMMALPMIAGPPIAGLLRTCFGDYHVAFYFAGVPPIIGAVILFFVPLMHQRMFKKEQRDSSKDKMLASDPEPSRELLPGSPIPEEPI